From the Homo sapiens chromosome 1, GRCh38.p14 Primary Assembly genome, one window contains:
- the MATN1 gene encoding matrilin-1 precursor, with the protein MRVLSGTSLMLCSLLLLLQALCSPGLAPQSRGHLCRTRPTDLVFVVDSSRSVRPVEFEKVKVFLSQVIESLDVGPNATRVGMVNYASTVKQEFSLRAHVSKAALLQAVRRIQPLSTGTMTGLAIQFAITKAFGDAEGGRSRSPDISKVVIVVTDGRPQDSVQDVSARARASGVELFAIGVGSVDKATLRQIASEPQDEHVDYVESYSVIEKLSRKFQEAFCVVSDLCATGDHDCEQVCISSPGSYTCACHEGFTLNSDGKTCNVCSGGGGSSATDLVFLIDGSKSVRPENFELVKKFISQIVDTLDVSDKLAQVGLVQYSSSVRQEFPLGRFHTKKDIKAAVRNMSYMEKGTMTGAALKYLIDNSFTVSSGARPGAQKVGIVFTDGRSQDYINDAAKKAKDLGFKMFAVGVGNAVEDELREIASEPVAEHYFYTADFKTINQIGKKLQKKICVEEDPCACESLVKFQAKVEGLLQALTRKLEAVSKRLAILENTVV; encoded by the exons ATGAGGGTCCTCTCTGGCACTAGCCTCATGCTCTGcagcctgctgctgctgctccaggcCCTGTGCAGCCCTGGCCTCGCCCCCCAGTCCAGAG GCCATCTCTGCCGGACGCGGCCCACAGACCTGGTGTTTGTTGTCGACAGCTCTCGCAGCGTTCGGCCTGTTGAATTTGAGAAAGTGAAGGTATTCCTGTCCCAGGTCATCGAGTCGCTGGACGTGGGGCCCAATGCCACCCGGGTGGGCATGGTCAACTATGCCAGCACCGTGAAGCAGGAGTTCTCGCTGCGGGCTCATGTCTCCAAGGCCGCACTGCTGCAGGCTGTGCGCCGTATCCAGCCGCTGTCCACAGGCACCATGACCGGCCTGGCCATCCAGTTCGCTATCACCAAAGCCTTCGGCGATGCAGAGGGTGGTCGTTCCAGGTCCCCTGACATCAGCAAG GTGGTCATCGTGGTGACAGACGGGAGGCCCCAGGACAGCGTGCAGGACGTGTCTGCGCGGGCCCGGGCCAGCGGCGTCGAGCTGTTCGCCATCGGAGTGGGCAGCGTGGACAAGGCCACGCTGCGGCAGATCGCCAGCGAGCCGCAGGACGAACACGTCGATTACGTGGAGAGCTACAGCGTCATCGAGAAGCTGTCCAGGAAGTTCCAGGAGGCCTTCTGCG TGGTGTCAGACCTGTGCGCCACAGGGGACCATGACTGTGAGCAGGTGTGCATCAGCTCCCCCGGTTCCTACACCTGCGCCTGCCACGAGGGCTTCACTCTGAACAGCGACGGCAAGACCTGCAATG tctgcagtggtggtggtggcagctcGGCCACTGACCTGGTCTTCCTCATTGACGGATCCAAGAGTGTGAGGCCAGAGAACTTTGAGCTGGTGAAGAAGTTCATCAGTCAGATCGTGGATACGCTGGACGTGTCAGACAAGCTGGCCCAGGTGGGGCTGGTGCAGTACTCAAGCTCTGTGCGCCAGGAGTTCCCCCTGGGTCGCTTCCACACCAAGAAGGACATCAAGGCGGCTGTGCGGAATATGTCCTACATGGAGAAGGGCACAATGACTGGGGCTGCTCTCAAGTACCTCATTGACAATTCCTTCACTGTGTCCAGTGGGGCTAGGCCCGGGGCCCAGAAGGTGGGCATTGTCTTCACTGATGGCCGGAGCCAGGACTACATTAATGATGCTGCCAAGAAGGCCAAAGACCTCG GCTTTAAGATGTTTGCTGTGGGTGTGGGCAATGCCGTGGAGGATGAGCTGAGGGAAATAGCCTCAGAGCCTGTGGCAGAGCACTACTTCTACACGGCTGACTTCAAGACCATCAACCAGATAGGCAAGAAGTTGCAGAAGAAGATCTGTGTGG AGGAAGACCCGTGTGCCTGCGAGTCCCTGGTGAAATTCCAAGCCAAAGTGGAGGGGCTGCTGCAGGCCCTGACCAGGAAAC TGGAAGCTGTGAGTAAGCGGCTGGCCATCCTGGAGAACACAGTTGTCTAA